A stretch of the Papaver somniferum cultivar HN1 chromosome 6, ASM357369v1, whole genome shotgun sequence genome encodes the following:
- the LOC113291595 gene encoding uncharacterized protein LOC113291595, producing the protein MLHEDVPGEFPEILVTKEETWLLYFDRSVTHRNDTGGAGVVLVSPSGDVFSHSFKMDFHCTNNSAEYEAFLLGLSLAKEAGETHLEIRGDSKLLVNQMNGAHSLREIILAPFRSEAQRILTHFADATIVHIGEPTTGMLIVWQLSLPNYNSREKSQNRGALCHLLVLLKSKTFKRTIGGSLLFMN; encoded by the coding sequence ATGTTACATGAAGATGTGCCtggtgagtttccagaaattttGGTCACTAAAGAAGAGACGTGGCTTTTATACTTTGATAGGTCTGTCACCCATAGAAACGACACTGGAGGAGCGGGCGTAGTGctagtgtctccatctggtgatgtcttctcacactcattcaagaTGGATTttcattgcaccaacaattcagcggaatatgaagctttcttacTAGGCCTGTCCTTGGCCAAGGAAGCAGGAgaaacacaccttgagataagaggAGACTCAAAACTACTGGTTAATCAAATGAACGGAGCACACTCTCTCAGAGAAATCATACTCGCTCCATTCAGATCTGAAGCTCAGCGGATATTAACTCATTTTGCTGATGCAACGATTGTTCACATTGGAGAACCAACAACAGGCATGCTGATTGTCTGGCAACTCTCGCTTCCAAACTACAATTCGAGGGAGAAATCACAAAACAGAGGTGCGCTGTGTCATCTACTTGTCTTGCTCAAGTCGAAGACATTCAAGCGAACGATTGGAGGGAGCCTattattcatgaactga